From the genome of Mustela lutreola isolate mMusLut2 chromosome 16, mMusLut2.pri, whole genome shotgun sequence, one region includes:
- the LOC131817813 gene encoding zinc finger protein 345 isoform X2 — protein MERLIKNSIECSSFRGDWECKSQFERKQESQEGHFSQMIFTSEDMPTFNTQHQRIHTDEKLLECKECGKDFSFVSVLIRHQRIHTGEKPYECKECGKAFGSGANLAYHQRIHTGEKPYECSECGKAFGSGSNLTHHQRIHTGEKPYECKECGKAFSFGSGLIRHQIIHSGEKPYECKECGKSFSFESALTRHHRIHTGEKPYECKDCGKAFGSGSNLTQHRRIHTGEKPYECKACGMAFSSGSALTRHQRIHTGEKPYICNECGKAFSFGSALTRHQRIHTGEKPYVCKECGKAFNSGSDLTQHQRIHTGEKPYECKECEKAFRSGSKLIQHQRMHTGEKPYECKECGKAFSSGSDLTQHQRIHTGEKPYECKECGKAFGSGSKLIQHQLIHTGEKPYECKQCGKSFSSGSALNRHQRIHTGEKPYGCKECGKNFSTGSSLTQHQKIHAGEKLYECKECGKAFGRRSEIQQHKKSHTGE, from the coding sequence ATGGAAAGACTTATAAAAAACAGCATTGAGTGTTCAAGTTTCAGAGGTGATTGGGAATGTAAAAGCCAGTTTGAGAGAAAACAGGAATCTCAGGAAGGACATTTCAGTCAAATGATATTTACTTCTGAAGACATGCCCACTTTCAATACCCAGCATCAGAGAATACATACTGATGAGAAACTCcttgaatgtaaggaatgtgggaaggatTTTAGTTTTGTATCGGTCCTTATTCGACATCAGCGaattcatactggtgagaaaccttatgaatgtaaagaatgtggcaaggcctttggTAGTGGTGCAAACCTTGCTTACCATCAAAGaattcatactggtgagaaaccttatgaatgtaGTGAATGTGGAAAGGCCTTTGGTAGTGGTTCAAACCTTACTcatcatcagagaattcatactggtgagaaaccatatgaatgtaaagaatgcgggaaagcttttagttttggATCAGGCCTTATTCGACATCAGATAATTCACAGTGGTGAAAAGCCTTATgagtgtaaggaatgtgggaagtcCTTTAGTTTTGAATCAGCCCTTACTCGGCATCACAGAATTCACACAGGTGAGAAGCCTTATGAATGTAAGGATTGTGGGAAGGCCTTTGGCAGTGGTTCAAACCTTACTCAACATCGAAGGattcatactggtgagaaaccttatgaatgtaaAGCATGTGGGATGGCCTTTAGTAGTGGTTCAGCCCTTACTCggcatcagagaattcatactggtgaAAAACCATATAtttgtaatgaatgtgggaaggcTTTTAGTTTTGGATCAGCCCTTACTCGACATCAAAGAATTCACACTGGTGAGAAGCCTTATgtatgtaaggaatgtgggaaggctTTTAACAGTGGCTCAGATCTCActcaacatcagagaattcacactggtGAGAAACCCTATGAGTGTAAGGAATGTGAGAAGGCCTTTAGAAGTGGTTCCAAGCTTATTCAGCATCAAAGAATGCACACTGGTGAGAAACCCTATGAGTGTAAGGAGTGTGGAAAAGCCTTTAGTAGTGGTTCAGACCttactcagcatcagagaattcatactggtgagaaaccttatgaatgtaaggaatgtggcaaggcctttggTAGTGGCTCAAAACTTATCCAACACCAGCTAATTCACACTGGTGAAAAACCGTATGAATGTAAACAATGTGGAAAGTCCTTCAGCAGTGGTTCAGCTCTTAATCGGCACCAGAGAATACACACTGGTGAAAAACCCTATggatgtaaggaatgtgggaagaaTTTTAGTACAGGCTCAAGCCTTACTCAACATCAGAAAATTCATGCTGGTGAGAAACtttatgaatgtaaggaatgtggaaagGCTTTTGGGAGGCGTTCAGAGATTCAGCAACATAAAAAAAGTCATACTGGTGAATAG